The Bacteroidota bacterium genomic interval TAAGATAAATTCCCTTTTAGTGTTGGAAATCCACTTGCACACTTTAACAACACGAACTGCAAACTTAAAAGCCTTCAAATAAAGGTTGTTCCCTTCCTTCAGCATTCTCCCCCCGAATCTGATTCTTGTTCATTGTTCGCTGTTAATTGTTCATTGTTTACTGTCAGCCGTCTCCGTCCAGCATTCTGCTCGTCAGTCCGCCGTACGCATCGATTCTCCTATCGCGCAGGAAGGGCCAGTGGGTTCGGGTGATGTTGGAGCGGTTCAGGTCGACGTCGGCAATGAGCACTTCTTCTTTATCGTGCGACGCTTGAACAAGCATTTCGCCGAACGTGTCAGCGACAAACGAAGCTCCCCAAAACGCGAGATTTTCTTCCGTGCCGACGCGGTTGACCGAGACGACCGGAATCCCATTAGCCACCGCATGCGAACGCTGGATCATCTGCCAACCCTGGAATTGTTCCTCCTTCGTCTTTGCCTCTTCTTCTTTCGCCCAGCCGATCGCGGTGGGATAAAATAAAATCTCGGCCCCCGAAAGCGCCGTCAGCCTCGCCGCCTCCGGATACCATTGATCCCAGCAGATCAAGACGCCGATCGTGCCGAACTTCGTCTTCCAGGATTTGAACCCGGTATCGCCGGGAGTGAAGTAGAATTTTTCATAAAAGGAGGGGTCGTCCGGAATGTGCATCTTCCTGTATTTGCCGAGGTAGCTTCCATCGGCGTCGATGACGGCTGCGGAGTTGTGATAAATTCCCTCGGCCCTCTTTTCAAACAACGGGAGAATGATGACAACGCCGAGCTCTTTCGCAAGCGATTGAAATCGCTTTGTCGTATCGCCTGGAATCGGTTCCGCAAGAGCGAACACTTTGTATTCTTCTTTGACGCAAAAATAGAGCGAGCGGAAGAGTTCCTGCAAACAAACGATGTTCGCCCCTTTTGCCGCTGCCTCGCGAACGCCGGCGATCGCTTTCTTCACATTCTCAGCCGGGTCCGCAACACACCGCATCTGCACCAACCCGATTTTGACTTTTCGTGATCCTGACATTGCTCTAAATTCAAAATGAGAAATTCGCAACCGTTAGAATTTTTGATCCTTCCTATTTCATTTTTCATATTCTTTCAAAGCAAACCGTCGCATTCGTTCCGCCGAACCCGAATCCGTTTGAAATGGCGTACTGGATCTCCTGCTTCCGGGCCTTATTCGGAACGTAATCGAGGTCGCATTCGGGGTCGGGATTGTCGAGGTTGATCGTCGGCGGAAGAATGCCGTCCCGCAGAGCAAGAATTGTGAAGGCCGCTTCGGCGGCCCCGGCCGCGCCGAGCAAATGGCCGATCATCGATTTCGTCGAACTCATCGCTAATTTCTTCGCATGCGTGCCGAAGGCTTTTTTCACGGCCTTCGTTTCCGCGATATCTCCAAGCCCCGTGGATGTGCCATGAGCGTTGATGTAATCGATCTGCTCTGGTTTGAGTCCCGCGTATTCGACGGCGAGTTTCATCGCTCGCCGGGCCCCATCGCCGTCATCGGGGGGAGCGGTGATGTGGAATGCGTCCGCCGTCATCCCGCAACTTAACATGCGCGCATAAAGTTTGGCGCCGCGCCGCCGCGCGTGCTCTTCTTCCTCAAGAATAATAACGCTTGCTCCTTCGCTCAGTACAAACCCGTCCCTGTCCTTATCGAACGGACGCGAGGCGCGCGCAGGCTCGTCGTTCCGTCTCGACATGGCTCTCGCCGAGCAGAAACCGGCAAACGCAACTTCCGTCACCGACGCCTCGGAGCCGCCGACGATCATGACGTCCGCCTCGCCGCGGCCGATCGTATGGAATCCGTCAGCGATCGCATGATTTCCCGTGGCACATGCGGAAACAACGGCGTAGTTCGGCCCCTTCGCCCCTGTACGAATGGCAATATATCCCGACGGCATGTTGATGATCGCCCCCGGTATAAAGAACGGCGTCACATACCGCGGGCCGTTCTTTGAGACGTTGATCGCCGTCTCGCTGATGCTCACCACGCCGCCGATGCCTGATCCGATGACGATGCCGACCCTTTCGGCGTTCGCCGGAGTGATTTCAATGCCCGAATCTTTGAGCGCGTCCAATGCCGCGGCGACGGCGTAATGGTTGAACAGGTCGAACCTTCGCGCCTCTTTCGGCTCGAAATATTTCGTGACATCGAATCCTTTGATCTCCCCGGCAATGCGAGTCGGATACTGCTCGACAGGAAAGCGTGTCACCGGGCCGATTCCCGATTTTCCGGCAATGCATTGCCTCCATGACTCCTCGGTCGACAAACCGATGGGAGTGATCAACCCGATGCCCGTGACGACAACTTTTCTCATGTTTGGCTGTTTATGAACCTCAAAGCGGGGATGTTGTGGTGAGCAAGATAGGGGATTTTTTAGAGTGAAACAAGGCGGCGGCTTTGTTACCCGACGACCCGCGCTCCTTCATTTTCAACGATCATCATTTCATACGACGAAGAAATTCCCTGCGAAGAAAATGCTTTGACCATTGCGGCGCCGATCTCTTTTTGATTCTTTGTGGCGAACGAAAAGACCGTCGGTCCCGAGCCGCTGATGTTGAACGAGAGCGCTCCGGCTGAGAGGGCCGCTTTCTTGACCTCGTCAAAGCCGGGAATCAATGTCGCGCGGTATTGTTCGTGCAGCTTGTCCCCTGTAACGAACCTCAGCGCCTCAAAATCCTCCTGGATGAACGACGCGATGAGCGACGCGACATTCTCGATGTTCACCACCGCATCTTTCAACGGCACTTCTTTTGGAAGGATCTGACGGGCTTGCTTTGTGAGGACTTGAAAATTCGGGCTGCACGCAACGACAGAAAGTTTCGCCGGAATTTTAACGCTGCGGCAGCGGACTTTTCCATTGTCGAAACAATTGATCGTCAATCCCCCCATCAGCGCCGCGGAAACATTGTCCGGGTGCCCTTCCACCGACACTGCGATGTTCAGCATTTCGCCGCGTGACATTTTCGTCTGAAGAAACTCGTCGGCGAGAACGATGCCGCCGGCTATTGCCGCGCCGCTTCCGCCGAGCCCGCCGCTTGCCGGGATCTCATTCTTAATGTGAAGACGGATGCCGCGCAATGATTTCTCATGGGAACTCCCCGCACACTTCGCCAGCGCAATCATTCCCTGGTAGACAAGGTTTGACTCATCTGTTGCAATATGTTCCTTGCCGTTTCCTTCAACAGAAATGCTGAGCGGCGCCCCTTCCCCATTCCCTTTCTCAACCGATAAATACAAGTACCGGTTCAGGGCAAGCCCAAGCGTGTCGAACCCTGGGCCGATGTTCGATGTTGATGCGGGAATCTTGATGTTCATAGGGGGCGTAGAAGTTCTTAGTCTTGTGTTCTTAGCTTTTAATTCTGAATCCTGTATTCTGTATTCTTAGTTCTTTATTGCTTACTTCTTACTCGATGCTCTCAACGTCGTGGCTACAAGAACTTTGCAACCTCGTTTATCGAGGGAGCAATCTCAACGGGCGGGTTCGAGCGGTTACCTTTTTTCCCGATATGATAGTCAACGATGATTTGCGGATCCTTCAAAATATTTCCTGTGAGAATTCCGACAACGGTTTCTTTCGGTTTGATCGTTCCGGCGCTGAGCAATTTCTTCAGCCCGGCCACGGTCGCGCACGAAGCCGGTTCGGCGCCAATGCCCGCTGCGTCGACGACTGATTTCGCGTCGAGGATCTCCTCGTCGGTGACGCTTTCCACGATGCCGTTCGTCCACCGCAGCGATCTGATCGCCTTTGTATAGTTCGCCGGGTTGCCGATCTTGATGGCTGTCGCGATGGTTTCAGCCTTCTGTGCTTTCAATTCCTTAAATCCATTCTTAAACGCCTGATAGAATGGGCTTGCCCCCTCCGCTTGAATCACCGCAAACCTCGGCATTTTTTCGATGAAGCCGAGCTGGTGCGCTTCGTGCAGCGCCTTGCCGAAAGCGCTCGTGTTGCCGAGATTCCCCCCGGGGAAGACGAACCAATCGGGGACTTTCCAATCAAGCTGCTGCAGCGTTTCCCAGATGATCGTCTTTTGCCCTTCAAGCCTGAACGGATTGATCGAGTTCAACGGATACGCCTGCAGTTTTTCCTGGGCCTCAAAGATGAGCCGCATACAGTCGTCGAAATCTCCGTTGACAACGAGCGTCTTCGTACCGTAAGCGAGCGCCTGTGAGATTTTCCCAACGGCGACATTCCCCTTCGGTATCAGGACCAAGCCGGTAATATCCGCCTCGGACGCATACGCCGCGAGCGAAGCGGATGTGTTCCCCGTCGAGGCACACACCACCGCTTTTTGACGAAGCCTCTTTGCCTGCGTTGTCGCTACAGTCATCCCCCGGTCTTTGAACGAACCGGTCGGATTCTCCCCCTCATGCTTCAGATAAAATCGTTTGAGACCCAGCCACGAGGAGATCTTTCTGTTTTGATAGAGTCGAGTGTTTCCTTCCTGCTTGGAAACGATCTCATTTTCTTTGGCAGAAGGAAGGACAATTTCATGGAAATGCCACACGCCGCCGGACGGCTGTCCGTGAAGTGTGGTATTCTTGCTGTCAAAATACTTTTTTGACAGTCGGAATTTCTTCTTCAATGCGGACAGATCATGCTCCACATCCAACAGATTACCGCAGGTGCATGTAAAGCGAACCTCAGTCAGCGGAAATTCTTTTCCGCAAGAGATACACTTGAGAAGAGAGGAGATCATTGAAGGAATAAAATTAAATTGGAAAATGTAAAGAGCAAAAATATATTGACAAAATTAAAAATCGCATGACGATACTTTTCCTTGTCTTGAATTCTACTTTGGAGCCTGGTTTTTTTTCAAAAATTAAAGGCCTGAAGAAGATAACGTTAAGGTGTAAAATGTAAAGAACAAAAGTATAACGAAAAAATTAAACATGGTGTAATGACATGTGCTCTCTCACTTTGAATTTTGATTTGTCTCTTTGCTCTTTGCAATTTGATTCTTCCTCTAGCGAGGTTCGAATGCGTCGTGAATTGCCTGAACGGCTTTGCGCACCTCCGCCTGTTCGACAACGAGCGAGATGTTCAATTCGGACGAACCCTGCGCAATAGCGACAATATTGACGTTCGCGTTGGCGACGGCGCTGAACGTTTTCCCCGCGATCCCGCGCATTCCCTTCATCCCCTCCCCGACCACCGCAACGATGGAGACATTTTCCTGCAATTTAATATCGTCGACGATCTTCTTGGCGATATCGACCTCAAATTCGCTCCGGAGCTCCGCCACGGCTTTTCCGCAGTCCTTTTGAGGAATGACAACACAGACATTGTGTTCCGAGGAGGCCTGCGAGATCATCATCACGTTGACGCGCACGCGGGCTAGGGCCGAGAAAATCCTCGCCGAAATTCCAGGCACTCCGACCATGCCGTTTCCTTCGATCGACACAAGACTGAGATTATCGATGGAGGTGATGTTCTTCACAAAACGCTCGATCGCCGAGGTCGTATGCGAGATCAATGTACCTGGATGCGACGGGTTGAAAGTGTTTTTGATCCTTATGGGAATATTTTTTTCGATGGCCGGCATCATCGTCTTTGGGTGAATCACCTTTGCGCCGAAGTACGACATCTCGGCGGCCTCCCGGTAGGAGATCTCGGACAAGACCTTTGCCCCTTTGACGTACCGCGGGTCGGCGGTCATCACTCCGTCCACGTCGGTCCAGATCCAGATCTCTTCGCTGTCGAGCGCCGCGCCGACGATCGAGCCGGTGTAGTCCGAGCCGCTGCGGCCGAGCGTCGTCGTCAGCCCGTCCTCGGTGCTGCCAATGAACCCTGTCACCACGGGAACAACATTCTTTCCCACCATCGGCTGCAGTGTCTTCCTGATATTCGCGTTGGTCACGGCAAAATCGACGGCCGCTTCGCCGAAGTGGCCGTCGGTGCGGACAAGCGTTCGGGCGTCGACGAACTCGGCGGTCATCTCATGGTCGCTCAGGATGGCCGCAAGCTGCAGGCACGAGAGGATCTCGCCGAACGAAGCGATCGCATCGAGCGACCGAACACTGAGTTCTTTCAATAGACTGACGCCGCGGTAGAGGTTCGCCAGTTCTTCGATGAGCTGCGATTGTCTATGGATCAGTTCTTTATGGCGGCCGGCATGCTTTAGCAGCGTATTTGCGACGTCGAGGTGTTTTTCCTTCAGCGCCTCAATGTTTTTCTTCACCCGATCGGTGTCGCGTTGCACGGCAAGCTGCGCGGTATCGAGGAGCATGTTCGTGACGCCGGCCATCGCCGAGGCGACAACAACAGGATGCTGCGGGAGATATGAATGAACGATCGTTGCAACCTCCTGGAGCCGCTGAAGGTCGCCGACCGATGTTCCGCCAAATTTCATTGTGATCATAATTAATCCATTCTAAAATAGGCCGCGAAGACGCACATTCACCAAAATGTTTTGTGTCTTAACGCCCTCGTGGCCCAAAATAAAAAAGCCTCGAGTGTTCTTCGAGGCTTCGTGGAGTTTTGAGAGAACAATTACACACACGAAAGCGCTCGGACGCGCGGCGTCGTCAGCGTGGTCGTAGTTATGGTCGTCGTTTGGGTCATGATGTCACGATCGCGGAACAAAGCCGCTCCGCCATTTCCTGAGTGCCGATTTTCTTTGAATTCTCTGTTACAATATCGGGAGTTCGATATCCATTATCAAGGACTTTTTCGATCGCCGATTCCACATCCTCCGCCTCTTTCTGGAGGTCGAACGAAAACCTGAGCATCAATGCCACCGATGCCACCGTAGCAAGCGGATTCGCCTTGTCCTGTCCGGCAATGTCCGGAGCGCTGCCGTGCACCGGTTCGTACAGCGCCACTTTACCCCCCAGGCTGGCCGACGCCAGCATGCCTATGGAGCCTGTCAGCATTGCCGCTTCATCGCTTAAAATATCGCCGAACATGTTTTCCGTAACGATAACGTCGAACTGACGGGGGTTTCGCACGAGCTGCATGGCGCAATTGTCAACATACATGTGCGAAAGTTCAACGTCCGGGTACTGCTGTGCAACTGAGACGACCGTTTTCCGCCAGAGCTGCGACGTTTCGAGGATGTTGGCCTTGTCAACCGAGCAGACTTTTTTTCTTCTCTTCCGGGCGATGTCAAACGCGCTTTTTGCGATGCGCTGAATTTCGGACTCCGCATAGACAAGCGTGTTGGTGGCCACGGGCTCCCCATTTTTTGTTTCGATCCCCCTCGGTGTCCCGAAATAGATTCCCCCCGTCAGCTCGCGAACAACCACAATATCGATCCCTTCGACAACTTCCCGCTTCAGCGCCGATGCGTTGAGCAGCGCAGAAAAGATCTTCGCCGGCCGGATGTTGGCATAGAGGCCGAGATTTTTCCGGAGCCCAAGCAGCGCCTGTTCAGGTTTGAGGTTCGGAGGATTATCGTCCCACTTCGGTCCGCCAACCGCGCCGAGCAGCACCGCATCGCTTGAGCGACAGCTTTTGAGCGTCTCATCGGGGAGCGGAATTCCGACGGCATCCAGCGCCGCTCCGCCGGCAAGCGCATGCTTGAACGTGAATTGATGCTTGTATTTTTTGGAAACGGCTTCTAAAACTTTTAGAGCTCCTCCGACCACTTCCTTTCCAATGCCATCGCCCGGTATGACCGTAATAGTATACAATGAGATCCTCTTTCCGTTTTCTTCTTTCTCTAAACTATCATTCTTAATTCATTACTACTTATTGATCATCTCGCTCAATTCTTTCGACCGCTTCGCCGCCGTGGCGACGGCGTTGATCAGCATCGAGCGAAGCCCGTGCGATTCAAGCTCGTGCACCGCGTTGATCGCGGTCCCCCCCGGCGTCGTGACCTGGTCGCGAAGGATGGCCGGGTGAAGATTCGATTCCTTGACGAGCTTTGCGGAACCGAGCACTGTTTGAATCGCAAGCTTTGTGGAGACGTCGCGCGGCAGCCCCATCTTCACGCCGCCGTCGATCAGCGCTTCGATCACCATATAGATGTAGGCAGGACCGCTGCCGCTCAGGCCGGTCACGGCGTCGAGCTGAGATTCATCGACAACGACGACCTCGCCGACCGCTTCAAAGATCGAAATGGCGATCCGCTGCTGCTCTTCAGTCACGAAACGTCCGAAAGAAACCGCCGTCGCTCCTTCATCGACGGTGGAGGCAATGTTCGGCATCGCCCGGACGATCGGATTGTTTTTCCCCGTCCGTGACAGGATCGAATCGATCGTCACCCCCGCCGCGATGGAGATCAGCATCTGGTCCTCGCGCAAGGCCGAATGGATCTCGTCGAGAACTTTGCCGATCGTGTACGGCTTCACACACAGCATGACAATGTCGGCAAACCGTGCCGCCTGGACGTTATCGAGGGTGTGATTGATCTTCCACTTCGTGCCGAGCTTTTCCAGTTTTGCGGAGTGAGTGCCGCTAGCGATGATCTTGTCGTGAGGGGCAAGTTTCGCGTTCAAGATTCCCCTCAGAAGGGATGTTCCCATGTTTCCAGCGCCGATGATCGCGATAGCCCGGTTGAGGCTTATCTTCTCCCCCCGGGTCGACGCTTCCTCGTTGGTCACAAAAGCCTGCTCCTTTTTTTGCTCCACGTTAGTGCTCCTTCAACATTCCTGATTGCCGCGCATAGGAAAAAATTCCGCCGGCACGGAGAATTCCTTCAATATCACCGAGCGGATTTAATTGATAGACAACCTGACGTGTCGTGTTTGTCAGGATCCCCTTCGCCGTGTCCAGCGAGAGCTCATCCCCGGTCTTAATCTCCTGATAGAGGTGTTTGCTTGTCTCAAACGGCGCGACGAAGCCGCCGTCGATCGAGTTTCGGTAGAATATCCGCGCGTACGATTCGGCCACCACCGCCTCGATGCCGGCGATGTTGAGCGCGACGGGCGCATGTTCCCGCGAAGAGCCGCAGCCAAAATTCTTTCCGCCGATGATGATCTTGTACTCGGACTGCCATTTTCCCTCTTTGATGAACGGAATATGTCCCGCCGGCAGCCCGGATGCTTCTATCGGGACGCCCGACAAGGCGAATTTTCCGTAGTTCTTCTTCTCCTCCGGATCATCCAGCTTATACACTAAATGAGCGGCCGGGATGATCTGGTCGGTGTCGATGTCGTTCCCCAGGACAAACGCTTTCCCTTTAATAATGTTTTTCATGGTACGGTGTTATTAGATGTGATTTGAAACCACCAAAACGCGATGGCAAGAATTTAAATTATGAAACGCTTGATTCCGTTTTTGATGCATGGGGCATAAATTTTTGGAAGCCTGGCCTGAGGCTGAGCATGAAAGCCACTCTTTTCATGCTCGTGAAAAAAAAACAAAATATTTTTTCCAGCAGCCCCGGTCCTATATTCCTGTGAACATCAAAACCCGCATGAACAATGCCGGCCGCAATCCTCTTTTCTTTCTCAGTTAAAGGGTGATAGATCATCTTCCCCGTTTCTTTAGTGTCCGCGCGCTTTCGTAATCACCTTTTTTTTCGAAAGCAGGACATTGTATGATCGTCAACCATGCCGGTGGCCTGCATGAACGCATAACAGATCGTCGATCCGACGAACCGGAATCCCCTTTTTTTTAGGTCGGCGCTCATGGCGTCGGATTCCCTTGTTTCCGGTTTGATGTCTTTTAGCCTCTTTGGTCTATTGTAAATTGTCTTCCCGCCGACAAACTGCCAGAGATACGCATCGAAGCTCCCAAATTCTTTCTGAACATCCAGAAACGCTTTGGCATTGCCGATCGTTGCGGCGACCTTAAGCCTGTTGCGAACGATCCCTTCGTCCTTGAGCAGCGATCTTATTTTTCTTTGATCGTACCTGGCGATCTTTTTCGCATCGAAATTATCGAATGCCTTCCTGTAATTTTCCCGCTTTCGCAGAATCGTTATCCAGCTCAAACCCGCCTGCGCCCCTTCGAGAATAAGCATCTCGAATAATTTCCGGTCGTCGTGGACAGGGACGCCCCATTCGTTGTCATGATATTCAATATAGAGCGGATCCGTACCGCTCCATGCACACCGTTCCTTCACTTTTTCTTCTTCCCGATAATCGCATCGGCTTCGATCTCGACCAGCATCTCCGGCGCGATGAGCCTGCGAACCTCGACCATGCTTGTCGCCGGCCGGATATTCTTGAAATATTCTCCGTGTGCTTTACCGATCTTCTCCCAGTCGGCGATATTGACGACAAACATCCGCGTGCGCACAACGTCCTGTAAACTTGCTCCGGCTTTCTTGAGCGCCGACTCGATATTCTTTATCGTCTGGACGGTCTGAGCGTACGGATCGCCGGCACCGATGATCTTCCCTTCCGCGTCCGTCGCCGTCGTGCCGGAGACATAGACCTTATTTCCGCTTCTGACGGCCCGTGAATAGCCGACGATCGGCTCCCACGGCGTTCCGCTGGCAATATTCTTCCGCTTCATGATTTACTCTTCAAGCTTCGGATGTTTGAGGTGAAAATCGGTCGCATCCTGGTACTGTTTCGCGACGGCAAGCAGCGTCGCTTCGTCGAACAGTTTTCCGAGAAAGGTGATGCTCGTCGGCGTCCCTTTCTTCGAGAAACCGTTCGGGACGACAACGCACGGATGCCCCGTCAGGTTCGTCAACAGCGAGTTATCGCCGTCGAACGGGGGCGCAACGATCACATCTACCTGGCCCATGAGCTTCGCCATATCCTGGATGGCGAGGTACCGCACGCGGTTCGCCTGGATGTATTCCACCGCGGGAATAAAGCGGGCGCTCCGGAAGATATTCGGCCACGAATCCTTGGCCTGCCGCGCGAGCATGCTGTCCCTTCCGCTCCTCGTCAGCTCGTCGAACGATGCCCCTGCTTCAGCGGTGAGAATGATCGACATGTCGTTAATCGGCAGCGACGGCAGCGTCACCGGTATCAGTTTTGCGCCCAATCTTTTCAGCACCGCAAACGACGAATCGTTGTTCTCCCGGTTCGTCTTCACGCTGTCGAAATCATTCTTCAGGTAACCGATCTTCAATGTGCTCAAGGAAATCTTTGGGCTGTAGTTGAACGGGACGTCGTACAGCGTCTGGTCTTTTCCGTCGGGACCATAAATGGCGTTGAACACCAGCGCGCAATCCTCGACCGTCCTGCAGATCGGCCCGATCTTATCCATCGACCAGGCAAGCGCCATCGCTCCGGTCCTGCTCACGCGCCCGTACGTCGGACGCAAACCGGTCGTCCCGCAAACGGTCGACGGGGAGACGATCGACCCCCATGTCTCCGTGCCGATGGCAAACGCGACCAATCCAGCGGATGTCGCGCATGCAGAACCGGCGGACGATCCGCTCGACCCTTCTTTATAGTTCCACGGATTGCGCGTCATTCCGCCGAACCAAACATCGTCCATCGCAAGCTCCCCCATCGAGAGTTTTGCGACAAGAACAGCCCCCGCATCTTCCAATCTCCTGACAACCGTTGCATCTTCATCGATCAATTGATTTCTGTATGGAGCTGCTCCCCATGTCGTCTTGTATGTCTTCGTCGCCAGCAGATCTTTGATGCCGAACGGAATTCCGTGAAGCGGTCCGCGGTATTTTCCTGCGGCGATCTCGGCATCCGCCTGTTTTGCCTGTCTCATCGCGAGGTCTTCGGTAAGCGTCACAATGCAAAGAAGCTTCGGGCCGTATCGCTTCAGCCGGTTCAGATACATCGTCGTCAACTGCAGCGACGTTACCTTCCTGGTGCGGATCAATTCCGCCAGCTGTCCGACAGAAGAGAAGGCGAGATTATCAAGATTCGCCGGGACGGCGACGGTGCCCGCCGGGCTCGCCATGAAGGGCCTTCGCAAAGATTCAAATTTCATTCCGACGGGGATCGGATTCAGCGCCAGCGCGGGGGGAACATTATTCGCGAGCGTGATCTTTCTGATGTTCTGGTAGTTCGTCAGCTGGTCCTTAAGGCCGTCGATCATCGAATCCCGCTTCGCATTCGTGAAGTTCAAACCGAATAATTTCTCCGCACTTGCAATGGCATCGCGCGTAATGGGGGACGAGGTCTTTTCCTCAACCAGGGCGCCTAAGAGAAAAAACGCGCAGCATGCAAACCCGGTGATCAAAATATATTTCGTTTGCCGATGCATATTCTCATTCCTTAAAGGTGTGACATGGAGAATAATGAATTAGATCTTCCTGACGGCAAAATCTCTCCTTCACCAATACTATCTTTTATAGGTTCCCATCAATTGCCCCTCTCCGAGAATGTGATGCTCCATGGCCTTCTGCAGCTGGGCTTTGGTCGCGCCGGTCTCCAGCGGGACATTCGCGTCGAGCGCATAGACCTTGAAAAAGTAACGATGCGTGCCCCCCGGCGGGCATGGACCGTCGTATCCAAGCTGACGCGAATCGTTCATTCCCTGCCGGGCGCCATTCTTGAGCGTCGAGTGCCGCGGCACGTTTTCCGAAAGCCCTTTTGTATCTGCCGGAAGGTTGAACAACACCCAATGGACCCACGTCCCGCGGGGGGCGTCGGGGTCGTCGGCGATGAGCGCAATACTCTTCGTGCCGCCCGGAATTCCCGACCATTCAAGCGGAGGGGAAATATTGTCGCCATCGCACGTGAATTTCTTCGGTATCGTTTCCCCCTCGTTGAACGCTGTGCTGCTGACTTTCATATTCATTGCCGAGTCTCCTTTCGCCGTGATCGCATCGCGGCTGAGATCTTGATTTGAGAAAAGCAAGACAAGGGCGAAACCGAAATACCTTGTTTTCACTCCCATTGCGTCCTCCGCAATTTCTCACGGCTTAATATCTTTCTGTTCAGGCAAAAAATCAATAACCGTCCACCGCGAACATCTATCCGGTGTTCCTGAGCCCCGCCGCGATCCCGTTAATACTCAGGAAAATCGCTTGTTCAAGCTCCTCCTGCGTTGGACGCGAAAGTTCTTTTCCGTGGAGCCTCCGCAAAAGTTCTATTTGGATGTAGCTCAACGGGTCTACATACGGGTTCCGGAGCTGGATCGACCGGAGCAGCATTTCGTTGTTCTCAAGAATTTCCTTTTGGTCTGTGACAAGCAGGATCATTTTTTCCGTTGTGTCGTGCTGCTCCCTGAGGAGACCGTAGATTCGTTCTCCCAAGTCTTTCGGCACGACAAGCGACGCATACTCTCTCGAAATCGTAAAATCCCCTTTCGCGAGGATCATCTGCATGTTGTCGATCAGCGAACGGAACGTCTGCCATCGGCGGTACATCTGCCGGAGCAACTTCAGTTTCTTCGGATCGGGCGCTGCGCTCTCGCCGAACAGGAATTTCTTCAATCCTTCCCCCGCTCCGAGCCATCCGGGCAGAACGTGGCGGCTCTGCATCCAGCCGAACGTCCACGGGATCGCCCGCAGGTCCTCGATCCGTTCGCTCGCCACGCGCTTGGCGGGACGCGAACCGATCTGCAGTTTCATGATCTCCTCGATCGGAGTCGCCTGGGCAAAATATTTCACGAAATCCTTTTCTTCGTAGACTGTGCGCCGGTATGCGGTGTAGCTGTGCTGCGCGATCTCGTCCATCGCCTCGAACCAGCGGGTCCGGTTCCTGTCGAACTCCGGGTCGAGATGCGCCTTCGGGATGTTACCCATCAGCATTGCCGACGTCGTCAGCTCGAGCGACCGCTGCGCGATCGCGGGATGAGCGTATTTCAGGGAAATAACTTCCCCCTGTTCCGTGATTTTTATTTTCGCATTGAGCGAATGCGCCGGCTGTGAAAGGATCGCTTCGTACTCAGGCCCGCCGCCGCGTCCCACGGTTCCCCCTCTGCCATGAAAGAAGATCCAATCGATGTCCGCAAGCTGTGAGATCTTCGTGAGATGCCGCTGCGCTTTGTAAAGAGACCAG includes:
- a CDS encoding carbon-nitrogen hydrolase, which encodes MSGSRKVKIGLVQMRCVADPAENVKKAIAGVREAAAKGANIVCLQELFRSLYFCVKEEYKVFALAEPIPGDTTKRFQSLAKELGVVIILPLFEKRAEGIYHNSAAVIDADGSYLGKYRKMHIPDDPSFYEKFYFTPGDTGFKSWKTKFGTIGVLICWDQWYPEAARLTALSGAEILFYPTAIGWAKEEEAKTKEEQFQGWQMIQRSHAVANGIPVVSVNRVGTEENLAFWGASFVADTFGEMLVQASHDKEEVLIADVDLNRSNITRTHWPFLRDRRIDAYGGLTSRMLDGDG
- the fabF gene encoding beta-ketoacyl-ACP synthase II, whose translation is MRKVVVTGIGLITPIGLSTEESWRQCIAGKSGIGPVTRFPVEQYPTRIAGEIKGFDVTKYFEPKEARRFDLFNHYAVAAALDALKDSGIEITPANAERVGIVIGSGIGGVVSISETAINVSKNGPRYVTPFFIPGAIINMPSGYIAIRTGAKGPNYAVVSACATGNHAIADGFHTIGRGEADVMIVGGSEASVTEVAFAGFCSARAMSRRNDEPARASRPFDKDRDGFVLSEGASVIILEEEEHARRRGAKLYARMLSCGMTADAFHITAPPDDGDGARRAMKLAVEYAGLKPEQIDYINAHGTSTGLGDIAETKAVKKAFGTHAKKLAMSSTKSMIGHLLGAAGAAEAAFTILALRDGILPPTINLDNPDPECDLDYVPNKARKQEIQYAISNGFGFGGTNATVCFERI
- the thrB gene encoding homoserine kinase; this translates as MNIKIPASTSNIGPGFDTLGLALNRYLYLSVEKGNGEGAPLSISVEGNGKEHIATDESNLVYQGMIALAKCAGSSHEKSLRGIRLHIKNEIPASGGLGGSGAAIAGGIVLADEFLQTKMSRGEMLNIAVSVEGHPDNVSAALMGGLTINCFDNGKVRCRSVKIPAKLSVVACSPNFQVLTKQARQILPKEVPLKDAVVNIENVASLIASFIQEDFEALRFVTGDKLHEQYRATLIPGFDEVKKAALSAGALSFNISGSGPTVFSFATKNQKEIGAAMVKAFSSQGISSSYEMMIVENEGARVVG
- the thrC gene encoding threonine synthase, which produces MKKKFRLSKKYFDSKNTTLHGQPSGGVWHFHEIVLPSAKENEIVSKQEGNTRLYQNRKISSWLGLKRFYLKHEGENPTGSFKDRGMTVATTQAKRLRQKAVVCASTGNTSASLAAYASEADITGLVLIPKGNVAVGKISQALAYGTKTLVVNGDFDDCMRLIFEAQEKLQAYPLNSINPFRLEGQKTIIWETLQQLDWKVPDWFVFPGGNLGNTSAFGKALHEAHQLGFIEKMPRFAVIQAEGASPFYQAFKNGFKELKAQKAETIATAIKIGNPANYTKAIRSLRWTNGIVESVTDEEILDAKSVVDAAGIGAEPASCATVAGLKKLLSAGTIKPKETVVGILTGNILKDPQIIVDYHIGKKGNRSNPPVEIAPSINEVAKFL
- a CDS encoding aspartate kinase → MITMKFGGTSVGDLQRLQEVATIVHSYLPQHPVVVASAMAGVTNMLLDTAQLAVQRDTDRVKKNIEALKEKHLDVANTLLKHAGRHKELIHRQSQLIEELANLYRGVSLLKELSVRSLDAIASFGEILSCLQLAAILSDHEMTAEFVDARTLVRTDGHFGEAAVDFAVTNANIRKTLQPMVGKNVVPVVTGFIGSTEDGLTTTLGRSGSDYTGSIVGAALDSEEIWIWTDVDGVMTADPRYVKGAKVLSEISYREAAEMSYFGAKVIHPKTMMPAIEKNIPIRIKNTFNPSHPGTLISHTTSAIERFVKNITSIDNLSLVSIEGNGMVGVPGISARIFSALARVRVNVMMISQASSEHNVCVVIPQKDCGKAVAELRSEFEVDIAKKIVDDIKLQENVSIVAVVGEGMKGMRGIAGKTFSAVANANVNIVAIAQGSSELNISLVVEQAEVRKAVQAIHDAFEPR